Genomic segment of Pasteurella multocida subsp. multocida OH4807:
TTCACGTTGATGACGAACAGGGGTCATATCGATAAAGTCAATGACAATTAATCCCCCCAAGTCACGTAAACGTAATTGACGGGCAATTTCATCTGCCGCTTCTAAGTTTGTGTTCAATGCGGTCTCTTCAATATCCCCACCACGAGTTGAGCGTGATGAGTTAATATCAATCGCCGTTAATGCTTCTGTGACATCAATCACAATCGAGCCGCCTGATGGCAAACGAACCTCACGCTGAAATGCAGATTCAATTTGTGATTCAATTTGATAATGGCTGAATAAAGGCACTTCGCCTTGATAAAGCTTAACGCGATGAATAAAGTCAGGACGCACTAATTTAATATGTGCTTTTGCTTTTTCATACACTTTTGGACTGTCAATGAGGATCTCACCAATATCACGACGTAAATAATCACGAATAGCACGTACAATCACATCACTTTCTTGATGAATTAAGAACGGCGCTGGACGGCTTTCTGATGCTTGTTTAATTGCTTCCCAGTGGTGCAACAATACTTTCAAGTCCCATTGTAACTCTTCTGGGGATTTACCTACCCCTGCAGTACGTACAATCAGCCCTACACCATCTGGTACATCTAAAGAGCCTAAGGCTTCTTTTAACTCTAGACGCTCATCCCCTTCAATACGGCGAGAAATTCCTCCAGCTCTTGGATTGTTTGGCATGATGACCAAATAACTTCCAGCAAGTGAAACAAACGTCGTTAATGCTGCACCTTTGTTACCACGTTCTTCTTTGTTCACTTGAACAATCACTTCCTGGCCTTCGCTTAAAATATCACGAATATTTGGACGACCTTGGTAGGTGTAATCATCAGGAAAATATTCACGTGCAATTTCTTTAAGTGGCAGGAAACCATGACGCTCGGCACCATAATCAACGAATGCGGCTTCTAAACTAGGTTCAACACGTGTAATACGTCCTTTGTAAATGTTTGCCTTTTTCTGTTCATGACCTGGACTTTCAATATCCAAGTCAAATAAGCGTTGCCCGTCCACAAGCGCAACGCGCAGCTCTTCCTTTTGAGTGGCATTAATTAACATTCTTTTCATTATTTGTTCTCTTCGTTTTTATTCTATGCTGAGTTAGAAATAATCAAATATTTTCTTCACAATCGACCTCGTGTCTGTCGCAGAATGTCAGTCTCTCGACTGTCAAGTGCTGGGTGCTTTGATTGCGTTACTCAAATGAAGTAAAAAAACTCACATTTTTGTAAAACAGCCCCCTTAAAAACTAAGGAGTCCGCAAGATTACCTATTACTTTTAACTTATAAAATCATTGAGTTACTAAATGTCTTATGCCATCTGCTGCATTATTTCACTCAACAACAACGCTCCATTTTTAAGTCTGTTTAATGACGTAAAAATACGCACTATTATGTACTTATCCCTCTCATTTATCAAGGTAATTTTATTCATCCACGGTATGCCAAAATATGATATGATCCGCGCAATTTTTATGAAAAAGACTGTTCCAATGAATCAAAAATCGACCGAAAAAATCATTAATCAACAAGTCCAACTTCTCATTATTAGTGAGGATGAAGCAGGGCAACGCATTGATAACTATTTATTAACAAAACTTAAAGGAGTGCCAAAAAGTTTAATTTATCGCATCTTACGGAAAGGCGAAGTTCGCGTTAATAAAGGTAGGATTAAACCCGAATATAAGTTGCAAACAAATGATCAAGTGCGGATTCCACCTATACGGGTTTCTGAAAAAACACAGGCGCCACTCTCCACAAAATTAAATAAAGTGAATCAATTAGAAAATCAAATTCTCTTTGAAGATGAATGTTTATTAGTACTCAATAAGCCCTCTGGACTCGCCGTACATGGAGGAAGTGGACTTAATTTTGGTGTCATTGAAGCATTACGTGCCCTTCGACCAGAAGCGCGTTTTCTTGAATTAGTACACCGTTTAGATCGTGATACATCAGGTATTTTGTTGGTTGCAAAAAAACGTTCTGCGCTCCGTCATTTGCATGAGCAATTACGTGAAAAAACCGTACAAAAAGACTATTTAGCCCTAGTCCGAGGTCAATGGCAATCCCATTGTAAAGTAGTCAAAGCGCCATTATTAAAAAATGAATTATCTAGCGGTGAGCGTATCGTCCGTGTGAGCGAACAAGGCAAACCATCAGAGACCCGTTTTTCTATTGAAGAACGTTATGAAAATGCCACATTAATTAAAGCCTCACCTGTAACGGGACGTACTCACCAAATACGAGTTCATACACAGTATGTGGGGCACCCAATTGCCCTAGACGATAAATATGGAGATAAACAATTTGATGAACAAATGAGCAAAATAGGGCTAAATCGTTTGTTCTTACACGCTTTTTCTCTTCGTTTTGAACACCCTAAATCAAGTGAAACGTTGCGAATTAGCGCCCCACTTGACGATGAAATGAAAGCCATTTTGCAAAAATTACGCACACAAAAATAAATCATCTTGCTATGATTTTGAATGTTCACATAAAACAATCATTCATTATTCATCTGGTTTGCAACAAAAAGGAGATAATCCCATGTCAACATACCCCAAAATCGTAGTATTAACTGGTGCTGGTATTTCTGCTGAATCGGGTATTAAAACATTCAGAGCTGCTAATGGTTTATGGGAAAATCACCGTGTAGAAGATGTTGCCACACCAGAGGGGTTTACTCGTCACCCAGAATTAGTGCAGCATTTTTATAATGAGCGACGTAAGCAATTGTTTTCATCTCAAGTACACCCCAATGCTGCGCACCTTGCCTTAGCCAAATTAGAACAAAAGCTCGGCAAGAACTTACTCATTGTGACACAAAATGTAGACAATTTACATGAGCGTGCAGGCTCAAAAAACCTCATCCACATGCATGGTGAATTACTAAAAGTACGCTGTGTCAAATCTGGAAAAGTTTACGATTGGGAAAAAGATATTACCTCGAAAGACACTTGCCCTTGCTGCCATCCACCACAAACTCTCCGTCCACATATTGTTTGGTTTGGTGAAATGCCTTTAGAAATGGATAGCATTCAAAACGCATTATCTGAATGTGACTATTTCATTGCAATCGGCACATCTGGACATGTTTACCCAGCAGCAGGATTTGTACGTGAAGCAGCATATTACGGTGCACATACTGTTGAGTTAAATCTAGAACCAAGTCAAGCGCGGTCAAGTTTTGATGAGACCCATTATGGTAAGGCAAGTCAAATTGTCCCTCGATATATTACTCAGTTTTTGTCACTCTAATATTTTGTTG
This window contains:
- a CDS encoding NAD-dependent deacetylase (COG0846 NAD-dependent protein deacetylases, SIR2 family); the protein is MSTYPKIVVLTGAGISAESGIKTFRAANGLWENHRVEDVATPEGFTRHPELVQHFYNERRKQLFSSQVHPNAAHLALAKLEQKLGKNLLIVTQNVDNLHERAGSKNLIHMHGELLKVRCVKSGKVYDWEKDITSKDTCPCCHPPQTLRPHIVWFGEMPLEMDSIQNALSECDYFIAIGTSGHVYPAAGFVREAAYYGAHTVELNLEPSQARSSFDETHYGKASQIVPRYITQFLSL
- a CDS encoding 23S rRNA pseudouridylate synthase C (COG0564 Pseudouridylate synthases, 23S RNA-specific), which produces MPKYDMIRAIFMKKTVPMNQKSTEKIINQQVQLLIISEDEAGQRIDNYLLTKLKGVPKSLIYRILRKGEVRVNKGRIKPEYKLQTNDQVRIPPIRVSEKTQAPLSTKLNKVNQLENQILFEDECLLVLNKPSGLAVHGGSGLNFGVIEALRALRPEARFLELVHRLDRDTSGILLVAKKRSALRHLHEQLREKTVQKDYLALVRGQWQSHCKVVKAPLLKNELSSGERIVRVSEQGKPSETRFSIEERYENATLIKASPVTGRTHQIRVHTQYVGHPIALDDKYGDKQFDEQMSKIGLNRLFLHAFSLRFEHPKSSETLRISAPLDDEMKAILQKLRTQK